From Periophthalmus magnuspinnatus isolate fPerMag1 chromosome 12, fPerMag1.2.pri, whole genome shotgun sequence, a single genomic window includes:
- the si:ch211-196i2.1 gene encoding collagen alpha-1(I) chain — protein MFVVEEDTDLMDPFFVHPNWKPPRNGQKNHQKGKPDVSKDLEENITTDKKTDAGGRTIPLYPGKPSDDIIDLDSGLAPKKPSVTPKSSIKAEELKPTSSHLDQTRGHVVQEQPRVISAVSKEGDLVLGSDGKWYRLQRGSKGHMGPPGPQGCPGDVGLTGFKGDKGKTGPEGKPGRRGEPGPQGPAGLPTLYLWRNTAEAWAAFQQSSFYQLLRSGWPREEGPEGPPGEMGKPGHQGPRGEPGERGRPGIPGEMGEMGLRGPPGPRGPPGRDGENGEDGLPGPPGVPGSAGMWGYRGERGAKGEEGDEGLMGVSGQRGDVGEPGEKGSIGLPGPLGPMGLPGPQGVRGVEGLEGPPGPDGEAGQDGGLGLPGPAGAPGLTGQVGVQGVNGTQGDMGPVGSVGPPGPQGPPGLEGEMGATGLHGSQGAPGLTGAAGPKGDPGPMGPAGPRGEPGFEGPMGPQGTKGEAGFPGAPGLRGPDGDKGEPGPKGSRGLVGAVGIRGPQGERGPTGFLGFPGIKGQLGPKGPEGPSGEAGAQGKQGAPGSKGNRGADGRSGKPGPRGQRGRAGLKGHTGQPGPLGLPGPPGPMGAEGKPGTQGPPGAGGSVGSNGPTGFTGVFGERGADGPPGSPGPPGKPGPPGAPGPPGDSGFTGKPGVEGPQGPVGMYGIQGTVGMHGHPGPIGERGEPGVRGLPGPPGKPGPPGRPGVCGERGARGPQGRLGDDGDRGLPGPPGPPGLTGTVGAAGKPGPRGSRGSPGMEGSAGPIGIPGTLGADGPLGAAGEKGQKGPPGSPGDIGPSGPDGAQGLPGSTGSEGPPGQKGEQGESGSCGTLGPPGLPGERGPEGLKGPPGPTGPFGKEGAVGLPGEIGDSGPRGEKGDPGPPGLSGPEGPWGPLGANGERGPKGEMGDIGLMGEPGLMGDVGPAGLPGTQGSLGPSGAVGPDGPQGRKGDTGSTGPPGEPGSVGPQGAAGAQGVRGETGKLGPPGAVGQPGPKGEQGAKGEPGSQGQKGEPGPVGPPGEQGEEGLPGIQGPPALPGLEGSPGESGPQGPAGLPGALGPTGKPGPEGKPGLKGEKGDDGETGPPGKAGHIGRRGKRGKAGVRGSRGDRGAKGQKGDSGLAGLQGWPGFIGSPGLRGEPGDQGPKGEQGEKGDMGLDGPPGPQGPKGVRGDPGVAGPVGAKGEQGNIGTQGMRGTPGMPGFPGLFGLKGLKGYPGLPGLPGRPGYPGPPGLPGPPGTSLNMTLTQLKDLVYLSDKPNLSVVQTLLESLQLELRLILDPPDGSKERPATTCLELWLCHPDYTSGMYYIDPNQGSAGDALLAYCSFSDSAPQTCLHPRDPQLPMRGWMEDITDEGSFFWLSKMDRGFQFDYPGASVVQLRFLRLHSSSAVQKLTYSCHPGHRLGQSSRDAKFLTNTGKQSYLGQLQDCVPAEEPGSVREAILEFEDLQLLPLRDVALMSRANTTHHFSVTMGPVCFS, from the exons ATGTTTGTGGTGGAAGAAGACACCGACCTCATGGACCCCTTCTTCGTACACCCCAACTGGAAACCTCCAAGGAACGGTCAGAAGAACCACCAAAAGGGAAAGCCCGACGTGTCCAAGGACCTGGAGGAGAACATTACCACAGATAAGAAGACAGACGCTGGTGGTAGGACTATTCCGTTGTATCCTGGGAAACCTTCAGACGATATCATTGATCTAGACTCGGGACTAGCCCCAAAGAAACCCTCTGTTACTCCAAAATCCTCCATTAAAGCGGAGGAGCTCAAACCTACCAGCTCACACTTGGACCAGACCAGAGGACACGTGGTGCAGGAGCAGCCTCGGGTGATCAGCGCAGTGTCCAAAGAGGGAGACCTAGTCCTGGGATCCGACGGGAAATGGTACAGACTTCAGAGAGGATCTAAAGGACACATGGGACCCCCCGGACCTCAA GGCTGTCCCGGTGACGTGGGTTTGACAGGATTTAAGGGAGATAAG GGTAAGACTGGTCCTGAAGGTAAAccaggaaggagaggagagccaGGACCACAAGGACCTGCAGGGTTACCCACGCTTTACCTATGGAGGAACACGGCAGAGGCGTGGGCCGCCTTCCAG CAATCCAGTTTCTACCAGCTGCTGCGCTCTGGCTGGCCT AGGGAGGAAGGACCCGAAGGACCACCTGGAGAGATGGGCAAACCTGGTCATCAG GGTCCACGTGGTGAACCTGGAGAGCGAGGCCGACCAGGAATTCCAGGAGAAATG GGGGAGATGGGTCTTAGAGGCCCTCCAGGACCTCGAGGACCACCTGGACGAGATGGAGAGAATGGGGAGGATGGTCTGCCCGGGCCTCCTGGAGTGCCTGGATCTGCA GGCATGTGGGGGTATAGAGGAGAGCGAGGCGCGAAAGGGGAGGAAGGCGACGAG ggTCTCATGGGCGTCAGTGGACAAAGAGGAGATGTCGGCGAACCGGGAGAGAAG GGTTCTATTGGTTTACCTGGACCTCTCGGACCTATGGGACTGCCG GGGCCTCAGGGAGTGAGAGGAGTCGAAGGGCTCGAGGGACCTCCTGGACCTGAT GGGGAGGCAGGGCAGGACGGCGGACTTGGGTTGCCAGGCCCAGCA ggaGCTCCAGGTTTGACTGGACAAGTTGGGGTTCAAGGAGTCAATGGGACACAG GGAGACATGGGTCCTGTCGGCAGTGTCGGTCCACCTGGTCCTCAG GGTCCTCCAGGGTTAGAGGGCGAGATGGGAGCCACAGGACTTCATGGCTCTCAG GGAGCTCCAGGACTGACGGGTGCAGCCGGGCCAAAAGGAGACCCT GGGCCTATGGGGCCTGCTGGCCCTCGGGGGGAGCCTGGCTTTGAGGGGCCCATG GGTCCACAAGGAACAAAAGGAGAGGCAGGATTTCCTGGAGCTCCA GGACTGCGGGGTCCAGATGGGGACAAGGGAGAACCAGGACCCAAAGGAAGCCGA GGTCTGGTGGGGGCCGTAGGCATTAGGGGCCCTCAGGGAGAGAGGGGCCCCACTGGTTTCCTGGGGTTTCCTGGAATAAAGGGGCAGCTTGGACCCAAAGGTCCAGAG GGTCCCAGTGGAGAAGCTGGGGCACAAGGGAAGCAGGGAGCTCCAGGTTCAAAG ggcaacagaggagcagacggacGCAGTGGTAAACCAGGCCCCAGAGGACAGAGG GGGCGCGCTGGTCTCAAAGGTCATACGGGTCAACCAGGCCCATTG GGTTTGCCTGGACCTCCTGGACCAATGGGAGCAGAAGGAAAGCCTGGTACACAG GGTCCTCCAGGAGCAGGGGGCAGCGTGGGCAGTAACGGGCCAACG ggCTTCACTGGTGTTTttggggagagaggagcagacggacCACCTGGATCCCCT GGCCCTCCGGGGAAACCAGGACCTCCGGGCGCACCAGGCCCTCCAGGGGACAGC GGCTTCACAGGGAAACCTGGAGTGGAGGGGCCCCAGGGTCCTGTAGGCATGTAT GGAATCCAGGGAACTGTAGGGATGCATGGACATCCAGGCCCCATTGGTGAACGG GGTGAGCCGGGAGTACGAGGTTTACCTGGACCTCCAGGAAAGCCTGGACCTCCT GGTCGACCGggagtgtgtggagagagaggagcgcgAGGACCTCAG GGTCGACTTGGAGATGATGGGGACAGGGGTTTACCAGGACCTCCA GGACCTCCCGGTTTAACTGGAACTGTAGGAGCAGCAGGAAAACCTGGCCCCAGAGGAAGCAGAGGCTCCCCAGGGATGGAGGGCTCTGCAGGGCCAATAGGAATCCCA GGGACTCTTGGAGCTGATGGACCCTTAGGAGCAGCAGGAGAGAAAGGACAAAAG GGTCCACCAGGCTCACCTGGAGATATTGGACCATCTGGACCAGATGGAGCACAG GGTCTGCCTGGTTCTACAGGGTCAGAGGGCCCTCCTGGACAGAAAGGAGAACAG GGGGAGTCTGGGTCATGTGGGACTCTTGGACCTCCAGGACTTCCTGGAGAAAGGGGGCCAGAAGGACTCAAAGGCCCCCCAGGACCAACAGGACCATTTGGTAAAGAG GGAGCTGTTGGCCTTCCTGGTGAAATTGGAGACTCGGGCCCCAGGGGAGAGAAG GGCGACCCAGGACCTCCTGGTTTATCTGGTCCAGAAGGCCCCTGGGGGCCCCTTGGAGCAAATGGGGAACGAGGCCCCAAAGGAGAGATGGGTGATATTGGACTGATG gGAGAACCAGGGCTAATGGGAGACGTAGGACCCGCAGGCCTGCCAGGGACACAG GGCTCCCTGGGTCCTTCTGGAGCTGTGGGACCAGATGGACCGCAAGGGCGCAAG GGGGATACTGGCTCCACGGGGCCGCCTGGAGAGCCTGGTTCAGTTGGGCCTCAG GGAGCAGCAGGAGCCCaaggagtcagaggagagacTGGCAAACTGGGGCCCCCT GGTGCAGTGGGTCAGCCTGGACCTAAGGGAGAACAAGGAGCTAAAGGAGAACCAGGATCACAGGGACAGAAGGGAGAGCCAGGGCCTGTTGGACCACCGGGGGAGCAG GGAGAAGAAGGCTTACCAGGAATCCAAGGTCCTCCTGCCTTGCCTGGACTGGAG GGGTCACCAGGGGAAAGTGGACCCCAGGGCCCAGCAGGACTCCCGGGAGCTCTA GGTCCGACTGGAAAACCAGGGCCTGAaggaaaaccaggactgaaaggAGAAAAG GGAGACGATGGAGAGACTGGTCCACCTGGAAAAGCAGGTCACATTGGAAGGAGG GGCAAACGAGGCAAAGCCGGAGTGCGGGGCAgtagaggagacagaggagcaaag GGTCAAAAAGGAGACAGTGGATTGGCGGGGCTTCAAGGCTGGCCCGGTTTCATT GGAAGCCCTGGATTACGGGGGGAGCCGGGGGATCAGGGACCGAAGGGGGAACAG GGGGAGAAAGGCGACATGGGGCTGGATGGACCTCCTGGACCACAAGGCCCTAAG GGCGTCCGTGGTGATCCAGGGGTGGCAGGTCCAGTGGGTGCAAAGGGAGAACAG GGAAATATTGGTACACAAGGGATGCGGGGAACACCAGGGATGCCAGGATTTCCG GGTTTGTTTGGTTTGAAG ggtTTGAAGGGATATCCGGGCTTGCCTGGTCTGCCGGGGAGACCGGGCTACCCA GGCCCTCCTGGGCTTCCAGGGCCCCCAGGGACGTCTCTGAACATGACTCTAACACAGCTAAAG GACCTGGTGTACCTGTCGGACAAACCAAACTTATCCGTGGTGCAGACGCTCTTAGAATCTCTGCAGCTGGAGCTCCGCCTCATCCTGGACCCTCCTGACGGGAGCAAAGAGCGGCCCGCCACCACCTGCCTGGAGCTGTGGCTGTGTCACCCCGACTACACCAGCG GCATGTATTACATCGACCCCAACCAGGGCAGTGCCGGCGACGCTCTCCTGGCCTACTGCAGCTTCTCTGACTCCGCCCCTCAGACCTGCCTTCACCCGCGGGACCCCCAG